A part of Actinomycetota bacterium genomic DNA contains:
- a CDS encoding galactose oxidase early set domain-containing protein yields MRRGRRLGALALVIGLVAVPAGAPQADDGAPGSWGSPFAEDPRFAERPPQTPEESTVIPAAASAAVLPDGRVLYWNGLQGSETGTYPQAVDISRVTTPSDSRVLDLSDPFEPEWTVPAVPHGGRDDMFCADVRILSDGRVIVVGGTRWGYDPLDTKESAPQLVDAFESGTGTPAPRGVSEVYGSNATRFFDPVGNGWDAPAASNMNYGRWYPTLLTLPTGDMFVASGVEQLITNERGLNVHETEILDLSTGTWRETGPNGSTSLPLFPRLHLLPSGKVFYTGTAQMWSPAGQAVDQALWAVQKAYDPLDPDSTWQVTGIGAFGPRSGVFSVMLPLTPENGYSAARFLIGGGTLGVTPGSYVANNLTEIVTVRETDAGTQSTSEIAAPLNNARWYSSGVLLPDGSVVAVSGGDRDEVIMPQTESAVRQAELWDPATQTWAPLASARRERTYHNTAVLLADGSVLVGGHAPLNSFYGPTGAASPGVVSNNLKDPSFEILRPPYLDRGPRPAITGVQSGVAWGSTFDLGVESGDGVGKVVLVRLPSTTHVTDADMRAVELSFTQGDGGALEVTAPPTSTVAPPGFYYLFALSEEGVPSKARIVKVGPETDPTPTSDPMPGA; encoded by the coding sequence CGCACCGCAGGCCGACGACGGCGCCCCCGGCAGCTGGGGCTCCCCGTTCGCGGAGGACCCGCGGTTCGCCGAGCGGCCGCCGCAGACGCCGGAGGAGTCGACCGTCATCCCGGCCGCGGCGAGCGCAGCGGTCCTGCCGGACGGCCGGGTCCTCTACTGGAACGGCCTCCAGGGCAGCGAGACCGGTACCTACCCGCAGGCCGTGGACATCTCCCGCGTCACGACCCCGAGCGACAGCCGCGTCCTCGACCTGTCCGACCCCTTCGAGCCGGAGTGGACGGTCCCGGCGGTGCCTCATGGCGGGCGCGACGACATGTTCTGCGCCGACGTCCGCATCCTGTCGGATGGGCGGGTCATCGTGGTCGGCGGCACCCGGTGGGGTTACGACCCCCTCGACACGAAGGAGAGCGCCCCGCAGCTCGTCGACGCGTTCGAGTCCGGGACCGGCACGCCGGCCCCCCGCGGGGTCTCCGAGGTGTACGGGAGCAACGCGACCCGGTTCTTCGATCCCGTGGGGAACGGATGGGACGCGCCCGCAGCGTCCAACATGAACTACGGGCGCTGGTACCCGACGCTGCTGACCCTCCCGACCGGCGACATGTTCGTCGCGTCGGGGGTGGAGCAGCTGATCACGAACGAGCGGGGCCTGAACGTCCACGAGACCGAGATCCTCGACCTAAGCACCGGCACGTGGCGGGAGACCGGCCCGAACGGGTCGACGTCGCTCCCTCTCTTCCCGCGCCTCCACCTGCTGCCGAGCGGCAAGGTCTTCTACACGGGCACCGCCCAGATGTGGAGCCCGGCCGGCCAGGCGGTTGACCAGGCGCTCTGGGCCGTCCAGAAGGCCTACGACCCGCTCGACCCGGACAGCACCTGGCAGGTGACGGGGATCGGCGCCTTCGGACCGCGCAGCGGCGTCTTCTCCGTCATGCTCCCGCTCACGCCGGAGAACGGCTACTCCGCCGCCCGGTTCCTGATCGGCGGGGGCACGCTGGGCGTGACCCCCGGTTCGTACGTGGCGAACAACCTGACCGAGATCGTCACGGTCCGGGAGACGGACGCGGGGACCCAGTCGACCAGCGAGATCGCCGCGCCGCTCAACAACGCGCGCTGGTACTCGAGCGGCGTCCTGCTCCCCGACGGCAGCGTCGTCGCGGTGAGCGGCGGCGATCGCGACGAGGTGATCATGCCCCAGACCGAGTCGGCGGTCCGTCAGGCCGAGCTGTGGGACCCGGCGACGCAGACGTGGGCCCCCCTCGCGTCGGCGCGCCGGGAGCGCACCTATCACAACACCGCCGTCCTCCTCGCCGACGGCAGCGTGCTGGTGGGGGGGCACGCCCCCCTCAACAGCTTCTACGGCCCGACCGGAGCCGCCAGCCCGGGAGTGGTGTCCAACAACCTGAAGGACCCGTCCTTCGAGATCCTGCGGCCCCCCTACCTCGACCGGGGTCCCCGGCCGGCGATCACCGGCGTCCAGTCGGGGGTCGCTTGGGGATCGACCTTCGACCTCGGCGTCGAGAGCGGGGACGGGGTCGGGAAGGTCGTCCTCGTCCGCCTCCCGTCGACGACCCATGTGACCGACGCCGACATGCGCGCGGTCGAGCTCTCCTTCACGCAGGGGGACGGCGGCGCGCTCGAGGTCACGGCGCCCCCCACCTCGACGGTGGCGCCGCCCGGCTTCTACTACCTGTTCGCCCTCTCGGAGGAGGGGGTGCCGTCGAAGGCGCGCATCGTGAAGGTCGGGCCGGAGACCGAT